The Bacteroidota bacterium genome includes the window AGATCAGATTTACAAAATCCTAAATACGATTACCGTAAAAATGGTAAATATACATTGCAATTAGCAGTGAATACAGAACAAGGATGTACTGATACTATCACAAAAGACATATTTATAAGTGGCCCTCGTCCTCATTTATTTATCTTAGACGATACATTAGGTTGCGTTCCTCATAGAGTTAGGGTAGTAAGTATACCAGAAAGAGAGCCTTGGGCTAGCCCAACAGATACACCTACTAAATTAACCATTATCCGTTCTGGTAGACCAGATAATTTAGCAATACCGGTTAAATACTCTACTGTCGATACCGTTGAGTTTATTTACGATGAGCCAGGCACATACTATATTTTTGCAGAGGCATTTGATAGTGAAACAGGTAAAGGTGTTTGTAGACCAATTACTGTACCTGATACTTTAGGAGGTTTTGAAGCACCGATAAGAATAAGAACCAATGTTCCTTATCAAGTAAATTTAGAATCTTCTAAAGATACGGTCTGTGTGGGTGAAGTATTTAAATTTACCAATAAATCAGATAGGGATACTATTGACAGATACAGGTTAGATGTATTTAATTCAACCCTTTCAACCAGGTTAGATTCAGTATTGAAAACAGATATTAATGTAGATACTACATGGCAGTATAAATTGAATCAAATAGGACAATATAAATTTGTATTGACTTCTACCCGATTCCAATATGGTTATGCACCATGTGCTAATACTGATACAGTAACAGTAGTAGCTTCTAAAGCTAAAGCGGACTTTACACCAACGCAAGCAGGTGAATCATCGTTCCGATTGGTTAATAACTCAGACACTGCTGTTTCTGATAAATATACATGGAAAGTGTATAAAGCAGATGGAAGCATGTTTGATGGTTACCCTAAAGACTTTGATGATGTAAGTCCGTTAAACGATTTTACTGCTAAGTTTGACGTAGATTCATCGACCAGTTTAATGGTTTGTATCATTGCTGATGTAGCTGGTACGGTTAGTTGTCCTGATTCGGTTTGTAAGATTATTCAAATAATTTTACCTCCAAGTAAAATCAATATTCCAAATGCGTTCTCTCCAAATGGCGATAACATAAACGATAACTTTGTAATTGAAATTGAGAATTTCCGTAAGTATAGTTTAACTATTTGGAATCGTTGGGGTAACACCGTATTTGAAAGCGATAGTCCTACTAAAACATGGAATGGTAAAACCAATAACGATGGTGGTGAAAACCCTTCTGGTACTTACTATTACATATTTACTTATCAATTAAAAGGTGGTCCTGAAAAAACAGTAAGGGGTTCTATCTCATTAATTAAATAATAAGTAACTAACTATATAAAAAATGCTGACTCAATTTATTTTGAGTCAGCATTTTTTGTTTTATACTTGAGCCTATGATAAGTTATTGGGAACAAACACAATTTTTAAATTACGATTTTATTATTGTTGGTTCAGGTATTACAGGCCTTTCATGTGCTGCTGAAATAAAAGAACAATACCCAACGGCAAAAGTATTAGTACTGGAAAGAGGTTTGTTACCAACCGGAGCATCTACAAAAAATGCCGGCTTTGCTTGTTTCGGAACACTAACAGAAATGGTTTACGATATATCTGTTATGGGAGAAGCTAATTTATTAAAGTTGGTACAGGATAGAATAGCTGGCTTACAGATACTCCGAAACCGTTTAGGTGACGATAAGATTGAATACATAAACAACGGAGGGTATGAATTAATTATTGAAAAGCATAACCACGATGAATTGCCTGCCCAATTGGAGCATTTGAATAAACTATTATTCCCATTATTTAGGCAAGATGTTTTTTTGTTTGATGACTTAGCGGCTGATGATTTTGGCTTTGATAAACAGTTGGTGAAACGAGTTATCCGCAATCCATTAGAAGGCCAAATAAATACAGGTAAAATGATGCAAGCTTTAATAGAGCATATAACCAAATTAGGGGTTCATATTATTACAGGAGCCGAAGTATTGGATGTAGTTGATAAAGAAAATTTTGTTACTGTTAGTGTCAAAGGTTTACAACAGGAAATAATTGAGTTTACGTGTAAAAAAGTAGCCATTTGTACCAATGCATTTACAAAAAAGTTATTTCCAACATTGACAATAAGCCCGGGAAGAGGACAGGTATTGGTTACAAAACCGATTGATAATTTGAAAATAAAAGGAACCTTTAGTTTTGACGAAGGCTTTTATTATTTTAGAAATATAGATAACAGGATAATTTTTGGAGGCGGAAGAAATTTAGCTTTTGAAGAAGAAACAACAACTGTATTTGAAATTAATACACATATTCAAGATGAGCTAAAACGCTTACTCAAAACATTGATTTTACCGAACACACCTTTTGAAATAGATTATGAGTGGTGCGGTATTATGGCTTTTGGCGAGGATAAATTACCCATTATACAAAAGCAAAGTAAAAACGTGGTGGTAGGCGCACGCCTTAATGGAATGGGTGTAGCCCTTGGTAGTAAAATAGCTAAAGATGTGGTAAGCTTATTAGAGAATTAGTATGTGAACTCCCCGTGTTCCGTTGTGACTACTAATTCATTTTTTTCTGCTGCTTCTACTCTGCCTATTATTTGAGCTGGTATATTAAATTTATTAGCTAAAGTAATTAGGTGCTGAGCAGTGTTTTCATCCGTATAAAATTCCAGTAAATTACCCATATTAAATACCTTGTACATTTCATGCCATTGGCTATTGCTTTGGCTTTGAATCATACTGAATAAAGGTGGTGTTTTAAATAAATTGTCTTTAATTATTTTTACGTTTTTAACAAAGTGTAAAACTTTGGTTTGTCCGCCACCCGTGCAATGCACCATGCCATCTATTTTATCAAAGTAGTTTTCAAAAACCTCTTTAATAATAGGGCTGAATGTACGCGTAGGAGAAAGAATCATTTTACCTACGTTTAATGGATTTTCAGCCAATTGCTCGCTTAATTTTAGGCCACCGGTATATACCAAATCATCCGGTACCTGCGGGTCAAAACTTTCACTAAATGTTTTATAAAAGGAAGAAAGCACATCGTGGCGGGCCATGGTCAATCCATTGCTGCCCATTCCTGCATTGTAAGCTGTTTCGTAAGTGGTTTGTCCGTAGCTGGCAAAACCAACAATTACATTGCCTGCTTTTATATTGTGGTTAGAAATAACTTTGCTTTTCTCAATACGGGCTGTTACTGTTGAGTCAACAATAATGGTACGTACCAAATCCCCTACATCAGCGGTTTCGCCACCGGTAGAGTGAATATTGATACCGTATGATTGTAACATAGCAACAAACTCTTCTGTCCCTTCAATAATGGCTTGTATAACTTCACCGGGAATTAAATTTTTATTGCGGCCAATGGTTGATGAAAGAATAATTTTATCATAAGCACCTACACATAACAAATCATTTAAGTTCATTACAATAGCATCCTGTGCTATGCCCTTCCAAACCGATAAATCGCCCGTTTCTTTCCAGTATAAATAAGCTAGGCTCGATTTTGTCCCTGCTCCATCTGCATGCATAATATTGCAGAAGTTGTTATCACCTCCCAGATAATCAGGAACTATTTTGCAAAAAGCTTGCGGAAACAATCCTTTATCTAAGTTTTTAATAGCTGCGTGAACATCTTCTTTTTGCGATGAAACACCACGTTTCATGTATTTATCGTTGGTCATTGCTGGAGGCGTTTAGGGAACAATTTAACGCAACGAAGATGCTTAAATTATTTTACTTAATAAATAGAAAAAGGAAAATCAGTTTTTAATGAAATGCACTGTTTAACAAAATAAACCTTTACTTAAGTTTAAAAACAACGGGCAGTACAAAAAAAACGGGTACCGCATTTCCTTTCATTTTTCCGGGTTTCCATTTGGGCATTAGCTGAATCATGCGTATTACTTCTTCATCACAACCCCAGCCTAATTTTTTCAGAATTTCTATTTGGTCAATAGAGCCATCCCTTTCAACCACAAACCTAACATAAACTTTTCCTTCTATTGCATTTTCTTTTGCGAGTGTAGGGTAATACAAGTTCTTACTGATAAAACTATACATTTCATTTTCTCCTCCCGGAAATTGTGGCATTTCTTCCGGCATAGTCAGTACTTGTTTGGTCGTATCAACGGGCAGCATTTGAGCATAACTCTTAGTATTGATTAAACAGCCAATGGCACATAAAAGAAAATATACATATTTCATACAGTCATTTATTTTTTCGGCAATTTACTATTTAAATTGGAATCCGGTTTATAGTCAACTGCAATCAGTCCGGTAGTATGGATTATTATGTTTTCAGAGGAATGCAGAGTATCTATTGGAGTAGGTTTGGGTTTGTCAACTTTGACCTTTCCTTTAACCGCATTTATTATGGGTTCTTCTATAATCGTATCGCCCATAATTACAGGTATACTTCTAATTTCACCTTTAGTTACTACTTCCCCTAATAACTGTTCATCTATTACCTTTTGAGCAGGGATAGCGGGAGTATCAATAACTGCCATTTTACCAATAAGTTCTGGCTTTAAAGAGTCATTGGTCACTTTCGCGCTGTCTATTATTTCTATTTTACCAATGGTAGCTGAGTTACCACTGTTATCAGTACAACTGAAAAGGGTAGTGCCAAACACTATTAATAAAGCCAAAGCAAACTTTCTGCTTGCGGGTATGTAAGTAAACAGGTGTGTAGGAATTTGAATATTGATTTGTGCCAGCTGCTCATTTTTAAAACGGCCACATACTTTTTGCCCATAATGTTTGGCAAAATAGTTTTGAATATCGGCAGTGCTCCAATTAGTAAAATCAACTACTGTTTTTTGACAACTTTGGCAAAAGCGTCCTTGTTCGTTTGGAGTCATAACGCCCCAGTTTTCGTGGCATGGTTCAGGAATGGAAATTTTCATGGTATTTGTTTTTTATAAGTGAGATGCAATCACTCCACAAATTCCATAAAAATATTTTTTGCCTAATTAATTAAGTCCAGTTTAAAGGCTTCTAAGCTTTGTAATTGGTGGTTGGCTAAGCTCCAATAGCTTTCGTTTTGTTTTTCTGCTTCAGGTACTACAATACATTGCATGCGTGCAGCTTTGGCCGCTACCATGCCGTTTACAGAATCTTCAAAAACCAAACATTCCGTTGGCTCAACTTGTAGTTTTGCGGCTGTCGTTAAAAATACACTGGGGTGGGGTTTGCCGTAGGGTTCAAACTCGGCACTTACCAGCAAATCAAAATAATGACGAATGTTTAATTTATCAACCACTACATTTATTAAACTCATAGCGCTTGATGAAGCCAAAGCTATTTTATAACCATTGGCTTTACATAATTGTAAGGTTTGTTCCACACCCGGCAAGGCATTGGCATGTTCACTAATTAATTGTTGTACGGTAGCCAATACATCGGCTTCA containing:
- a CDS encoding FAD-dependent oxidoreductase, which encodes MISYWEQTQFLNYDFIIVGSGITGLSCAAEIKEQYPTAKVLVLERGLLPTGASTKNAGFACFGTLTEMVYDISVMGEANLLKLVQDRIAGLQILRNRLGDDKIEYINNGGYELIIEKHNHDELPAQLEHLNKLLFPLFRQDVFLFDDLAADDFGFDKQLVKRVIRNPLEGQINTGKMMQALIEHITKLGVHIITGAEVLDVVDKENFVTVSVKGLQQEIIEFTCKKVAICTNAFTKKLFPTLTISPGRGQVLVTKPIDNLKIKGTFSFDEGFYYFRNIDNRIIFGGGRNLAFEEETTTVFEINTHIQDELKRLLKTLILPNTPFEIDYEWCGIMAFGEDKLPIIQKQSKNVVVGARLNGMGVALGSKIAKDVVSLLEN
- a CDS encoding AIR synthase related protein yields the protein MTNDKYMKRGVSSQKEDVHAAIKNLDKGLFPQAFCKIVPDYLGGDNNFCNIMHADGAGTKSSLAYLYWKETGDLSVWKGIAQDAIVMNLNDLLCVGAYDKIILSSTIGRNKNLIPGEVIQAIIEGTEEFVAMLQSYGINIHSTGGETADVGDLVRTIIVDSTVTARIEKSKVISNHNIKAGNVIVGFASYGQTTYETAYNAGMGSNGLTMARHDVLSSFYKTFSESFDPQVPDDLVYTGGLKLSEQLAENPLNVGKMILSPTRTFSPIIKEVFENYFDKIDGMVHCTGGGQTKVLHFVKNVKIIKDNLFKTPPLFSMIQSQSNSQWHEMYKVFNMGNLLEFYTDENTAQHLITLANKFNIPAQIIGRVEAAEKNELVVTTEHGEFTY
- a CDS encoding energy transducer TonB, producing the protein MKYVYFLLCAIGCLINTKSYAQMLPVDTTKQVLTMPEEMPQFPGGENEMYSFISKNLYYPTLAKENAIEGKVYVRFVVERDGSIDQIEILKKLGWGCDEEVIRMIQLMPKWKPGKMKGNAVPVFFVLPVVFKLK
- the hxpB gene encoding hexitol phosphatase HxpB, which gives rise to MVKAIIFDMDGLLVDSEPYWKIAEKICFGKLGLQLDDELLRQVMGFRLSEVVEHWYNYQPWGEKNFAAVEADVLATVQQLISEHANALPGVEQTLQLCKANGYKIALASSSAMSLINVVVDKLNIRHYFDLLVSAEFEPYGKPHPSVFLTTAAKLQVEPTECLVFEDSVNGMVAAKAARMQCIVVPEAEKQNESYWSLANHQLQSLEAFKLDLIN